A genomic region of Oryza glaberrima chromosome 1, OglaRS2, whole genome shotgun sequence contains the following coding sequences:
- the LOC127760004 gene encoding zinc finger CCCH domain-containing protein 12, whose amino-acid sequence MDDAGRASAPAVVTVTASAAAPTPPPPPPPPPPPSQLPATDEPSHDPAALYGEGMWQQMTMSGSGTMQPGPYPERSGEPDCTYYLRTGLCRFGMSCRFNHPQDRNLAIASARMKGEYPERMGQPECQYYLKTGTCKFGPTCKFHHPREKAGIAGRVQLNTLGYPLRPSEKECAYYLKTGQCKYGNTCKFHHPELFNAMASSRGSPIYPSVHSSATAGPPSYTGTMASWAFPRGSFIPSPRWQNPSNYAPMIVPQGLVQVPSWNSYTGQMMPVSSSESRLQSPGAQQTYGTSQQVDASAGNQGMLSPYRSSSYPVPQYALQRENVFPERPDQPECQYYMKTGDCKFGAVCKFHHPRVRSMPTPDCVLSPVGLPLRPGEELCKFYSRYGICKFGANCKFDHPTMAPPMGVYAYGSASTNVPMVRRLVQSPSASAYTS is encoded by the exons ATGGACGACGCCGGAAGGGCCTCCGCTCCAGCGGTGGTGACGGTgacggcctccgccgccgcccccacgcctcctcctcctcctcctcctcccccccctccCTCGCAGCTCCCCGCCACGGACGAGCCTTCCCACGACCCCGCCGCTCTCTATGGAG AGGGTATGTGGCAGCAGATGACCATGAGCGGCAGTGGCACTATGCAACCTGGACCATATCCTGAGCGGTCCGGAGAACCGGACTGCACTTACTACCTCAGGACTGGATTGTGCAGGTTCGGTATGAGCTGCAGGTTCAATCATCCTCAGGATAGGAATCTG GCTATTGCCTCTGCCAGAATGAAAGGAGAATACCCTGAGAGGATGGGGCAACCAGAATGTCAG TATTATCTGAAGACTGGAACATGCAAGTTTGGGCCTACATGCAAATTCCATCATCCCAGAGAAAAAGCTGGAATTGCAGGGAGGGTGCAGCTAAACACATTAGGATATCCACTCCGACCG AGTGAAAAGGAGTGTGCATATTACTTAAAAACAGGACAGTGTAAATATGGGAATACATGTAAATTTCACCATCCAGAACTTTTCAATGCTATGGCTTCTTCACGTGGTTCACCTATTTATCCTTCTGTACATTCCTCTGCAACCGCGGGTCCACCTTCTTATACTGGAACAATGGCTAGCTGGGCTTTTCCAAGAGGTTCTTTTATTCCAAGCCCTAGATGGCAGAATCCCTCAAATTATGCACCGATGATTGTACCGCAAGGTCTTGTTCAAGTACCAAGCTGGAACTCATATACT GGCCAAATGATGCCTGTTTCATCTTCTGAGAGTCGACTGCAGTCCCCAGGGGCTCAACAAACCTATGGAACTTCTCAGCAAGTTGATGCCAGTGCAGGCAATCAGGGAATGTTGTCACCCTACAGATCTAGTTCATATCCTGTACCTCAATATGCATTGCAGAGAGAGAATGTATTTCCTGAGAGACCTGATCAACCAGAATGTCAATACTACATGAAGACTGGAGACTGTAAATTTGGTGCGGTGTGCAAGTTCCATCATCCCCGGGTGCGATCAATGCCTACTCCAGATTGTGTCTTGAGTCCAGTGGGTCTTCCACTACGTCCG GGAGAAGAACTGTGCAAGTTCTATTCTCGCTATGGCATCTGCAAGTTCGGTGCGAATTGCAAATTTGACCATCCAACGATGGCTCCTCCAATGGGAGTGTATGCCTACGGCTCTGCTTCAACTAATGTACCTATGGTTCGGCGTCTCGTGCAATCCCCATCCGCATCCGCGTACACTTCCTAA